The following are encoded in a window of Arctopsyche grandis isolate Sample6627 chromosome 2, ASM5162203v2, whole genome shotgun sequence genomic DNA:
- the LOC143922535 gene encoding uncharacterized protein LOC143922535 — MSYDEGICTIVPGIQISEQGTIFILLKGHILELTVDGAVYLANLEYGIKVAISACGTMSVMEHPKGKVFECTSQVEIQAANIRGIRYAKMWKKGVSFTTDDHAVTYLLDAGGTKTTFDWFLLMENDLTTKAFYFNSHYGWGSINNAWSVMHASQYWLSNINHENWKVGNVHISQSSNENIRIYHDAYTYEICLNPTQGTVSIKNQQFQCTASLNSNGHLFVRRGDRRMHYDGIFFIVRNGGQSAAIDPNNQLTLY; from the exons ATGTCGTACGACGAAGGAATATGCACCATA gTGCCGGGAATACAGATCTCAGAACAAGGAACAATATTTATACTTTTGAAGGGACACAT CCTTGAATTAACCGTCGATGGAGCAGTATATCTTGCGAATTTGGAATACGGCATAAAAGTGGCAATTTCCGCTTGCGGAACCATGTCAGTCATGGAACACCCCAAAGGAAAAGTGTTCGAATGCACATCACAAGTAGAAATACAAGCCGCTAATATAAGAGGAATTCG ATATGCAAAAATGTGGAAGAAAGGTGTGTCTTTCACTACGGATGACCACGCCGTAACATACCTACTGGATGCTGGCGGTACAAAAACTACTTTCGATTGGTTTTTATTAATGGAGAATGATCTCACTACGAAGGCGTTTTACTT CAATTCTCATTATGGCTGGGGTTCTATTAATAATGCTTGGTCGGTTATGCACGCATCTCAATACTGGTTAAGCAACATCAATCATGAAAATTGGAAAGTCGGCAACGTTCATATAAGCCAGTCGTCGAACGAAAACATCAG GATTTATCATGACGcctatacatatgaaatatgttTAAATCCGACTCAAGGGACCGTTTCGATCAAAAATCAGCAATTCCAATGTACTGCCTCGTTGAACTCAAACGGGCATTTGTTCGTGAG AAGAGGCGATCGCAGAATGCACTACGATGGCATTTTTTTCATTGTGCGCAATGGCGGCCAGTCAGCTGCCATCGATCCAAATAATCAGTTGACATTATATTAA